One window from the genome of Gimesia aquarii encodes:
- a CDS encoding LysM peptidoglycan-binding domain-containing protein, which yields MHQDKKVGLALALLVLGFVGAFCLRQDNDKTVQIPELNDPHYLDEQIADKDRTPYFDSQSKENQNTLLGSEQTLSGIDDNQRSHSDSSVSTPTVSHMTSKKISNAERWAEMPDFLKEIDLPKEQFSNSSSEDSVFEPNPQQERMQPTSQGSISDSIHSGSENFKPQHNNAWEVNPSQQKPESRPQEPNRPSIRIHTVKSGETLSEIAIRYLGSSKKYREIFNLNRDRLRSPNDIREGMKLRIPVYGSSESKPQSANSQTFNGTSAKAGKRTIGQMVSQPTLKQGSSSVQFEGLIESLSNSQNKNTLKDLDHKKNLKRLEDTLKSDKFGGNLQRTKTIPDNYRKFIPVPRSPLTPRTSSRNSKQETKLGQSLSQVQPENVKQIIDGVFDESPEKKKQTGNRVNSYTYTIKKGDTLESIALRLYGKRSAAFQIYLKNKEKLKNADYIRPGMKLQLP from the coding sequence ATGCATCAAGATAAAAAAGTAGGTTTGGCATTAGCACTATTAGTACTTGGTTTCGTGGGTGCATTCTGTTTGCGACAGGATAATGACAAGACTGTGCAGATTCCAGAACTCAATGATCCGCATTATCTGGATGAGCAAATTGCCGACAAAGACCGCACTCCTTATTTCGATAGCCAAAGTAAGGAAAACCAAAATACATTATTAGGAAGTGAACAAACTTTATCTGGGATTGATGATAATCAGCGCTCACATTCTGATTCTAGTGTTTCTACTCCAACCGTTTCCCATATGACATCTAAAAAGATTTCAAATGCGGAACGTTGGGCAGAAATGCCTGATTTTCTAAAAGAGATCGATCTTCCCAAGGAGCAATTTTCAAATTCAAGCTCCGAAGATTCCGTCTTTGAACCAAACCCTCAGCAAGAGAGAATGCAACCGACTTCCCAGGGTTCGATTTCTGATTCGATTCATTCAGGTTCTGAGAATTTCAAACCTCAACATAACAATGCCTGGGAAGTCAATCCTTCACAGCAAAAACCTGAATCAAGACCACAGGAACCTAATCGACCAAGCATTCGAATTCATACAGTCAAGTCGGGAGAAACACTCTCAGAGATTGCGATTCGCTATTTGGGAAGCAGCAAAAAATATCGAGAAATATTCAATTTGAATCGCGACCGTCTGCGAAGTCCCAATGATATTCGAGAAGGAATGAAGTTGCGGATCCCTGTCTATGGATCATCTGAGTCAAAGCCACAGTCAGCCAACAGTCAAACATTCAATGGTACATCTGCTAAAGCTGGTAAGCGGACTATAGGACAGATGGTCTCTCAACCCACTTTGAAACAAGGTTCTTCATCGGTACAGTTTGAAGGATTAATTGAGTCACTCTCAAATTCGCAGAACAAAAATACACTCAAAGATTTAGATCATAAGAAAAATTTAAAACGACTTGAGGATACACTGAAATCCGACAAATTTGGTGGTAACCTGCAAAGAACGAAAACGATTCCAGATAACTATCGAAAGTTTATTCCGGTTCCACGTTCTCCTTTAACACCGCGGACAAGTTCTCGAAACTCAAAACAGGAAACGAAGCTGGGGCAGTCCTTATCACAAGTTCAACCTGAGAACGTGAAACAAATTATAGACGGGGTGTTTGACGAATCTCCAGAGAAAAAGAAGCAAACTGGAAACAGGGTAAATTCCTATACTTATACTATCAAAAAAGGTGATACTCTGGAGTCGATTGCTCTTCGATTATATGGCAAACGATCTGCGGCGTTTCAAATCTATCTGAAGAATAAAGAGAAGCTGAAAAATGCGGACTATATTCGGCCAGGCATGAAGCTTCAGTTACCTTAA
- a CDS encoding MBL fold metallo-hydrolase: protein MQQESNLFSQRLGEFITLGTGTSVGIPIVGCDCEVCTSSNPKNQRGRTSVYVGAPEGGFLIDTPPELRLQLLREKIPWVHAVLYTHSHADHIFGLDDVRISGYRLEKSIMLHCEETVEQQIRRSFNYAFEMPTHNLHHMSRPQLEFQRVETKAFDLLGLRIQPFRLMHGTLPILGYRINDIAFCTDVSEIPEESWQYLEGLDVLIIDALRIKPHPTHFNLEQSMEVVEQVKPKRAYFTHISHSLEHEETNHNLPDHVELAFDGLSLPLNG, encoded by the coding sequence ATGCAACAGGAATCAAATTTATTTTCACAGAGACTTGGTGAATTCATCACATTAGGTACTGGGACCAGTGTTGGAATTCCTATAGTGGGCTGCGACTGTGAAGTGTGTACTTCTTCAAATCCCAAAAACCAACGAGGACGCACCTCGGTTTATGTCGGAGCACCTGAAGGGGGGTTTTTGATCGATACGCCCCCCGAGTTGCGTTTGCAACTTCTTAGAGAGAAGATTCCCTGGGTACATGCGGTCCTTTACACCCATAGCCATGCAGATCACATCTTTGGCTTAGACGATGTCAGGATCAGCGGATATCGGTTGGAAAAATCGATCATGCTTCACTGCGAAGAGACTGTGGAACAACAGATCCGCCGTTCGTTTAATTATGCTTTTGAAATGCCAACGCATAACCTGCATCATATGTCACGTCCCCAGCTTGAGTTTCAAAGGGTAGAAACAAAAGCATTTGATTTGCTTGGTCTCAGAATCCAACCATTTCGCCTGATGCATGGAACATTACCGATCTTGGGGTATCGAATCAACGACATTGCATTTTGCACCGATGTCAGTGAGATTCCTGAAGAAAGCTGGCAGTATCTGGAAGGGCTCGACGTTCTGATCATTGATGCTCTAAGAATTAAACCACACCCGACACATTTTAACCTTGAACAAAGCATGGAAGTGGTAGAGCAGGTAAAACCCAAACGGGCTTACTTTACGCACATCTCGCATTCTCTGGAACATGAAGAAACCAATCACAACTTACCAGACCATGTAGAGCTGGCTTTTGATGGACTTTCACTGCCTCTCAATGGTTGA